From Vigna unguiculata cultivar IT97K-499-35 chromosome 5, ASM411807v1, whole genome shotgun sequence, the proteins below share one genomic window:
- the LOC114185462 gene encoding ABC transporter B family member 15-like — protein sequence MVSQERKKKIKNGSYGFGSIFMHADRKDLLFMILGTFGSVGEGFATPLVLFISSRMMNNIGSSSNMQGNTFIHNIDKNAVAWLYLALGSFAVCFMEGYCWTRTSERQAARMRFRYLKAVLRQDIAYFDMHVTSTSEIITSVSNDSLVIQDVLSEKVPNFLMNISLFVGSYIAAFAMLWRLAIVGFPFIVLLVIPGLIYGKTLLGLSSKIRDEYNEAGTVVEQAISSIRTVYSFVGESQTLNAFSNALQGTVKLGLKQGWAKGLAIGSNGVVFAIWSFMCYYGSRLVIYHGVKGGTVFAVGAAIAVGGLGLGAALSNVKYFSEAGAAAERIKEVIKRVPRIDSESEEGEILERVYGEVEFDRVEFAYPSRPESAVLKGLSVRIPAGKRVALVGESGSGKSTVIALLQRFYDPLGGEVRLDGVGIQKLQVKWLRSQLGLVSQEPALFATSIKENILFGREDATEDQVVEAAKAAHAHDFISLLPHGYQTQVGERGIQMSGGQKQRIAIARAIIKKPRILLLDEATSALDTESEHLVQKALDNAAAGCTAIIIAHRLSTIQNADLIVVVAGGKVVEMGSHDELLENDTSAYASSFRLQQQTKKANVAESAETDAPGSVTSSASSKDTENALPVGPFGGSGTDVAEGKKVQAPSFHRLVSLSVPEWKHVVMGCLNAMVFGAVQPVYAFTMGSTILLYFHADHEEIVRKTRIYSFAFLGLFVVSFIANVGQHYCFAYMGEYLTKRVRETVLSKILTFEIGWFDLDENSSGAICSRLAKDANVVRSLVGDRMALVVQTFSAVITAYTMGLIISWKLSIVMIAVQPIIIGCFYTRRVLLKSMSNMSMKAQQQSSKLASEAVSNLRTVTAFSSQERILKMLEAAQEGPSRENIRQSWFAGIGLGISQGLASCVWALDFWYGGKLISYGQITTKSFFESFMVLVSTGRIIADAGSMTTDIARGADVVASTFGIIDRSTKIEPDEPNGYKTEKLVGEIEFHEVHFTYPTRPDVAIFQGFSMKMEAGKSTALVGQSGSGKSTIIGLIERFYDPLRGMVTIDGMDIRRYNLKSLRKHIALVSQEPTLFGGTIRENITYGRGGRVDESEMIEAARAANAHDFIAGLKEGYETWCGEKGVQLSGGQKQRIAIARAILKNPKVLLLDEATSALDSQSEKVVQDTLMRVMIGRTSVVVAHRLSTIHHCDAIAVMEKGRVVETGTHSSLLAKGPCGAYYSLVTLQTRHAATLNNTCTKASHSLT from the exons ATGGTTAGCCaggagagaaagaagaagataaaaaacGGGTCTTATGGGTTTGGGTCCATTTTCATGCATGCCGATCGCAAAGATTTGCTTTTTATGATTTTAGGTACCTTTGGGTCTGTTGGGGAAGGCTTTGCCACCCCTCTAGTCTTGTTTATCAGCAGCCGCATGATGAATAACATTGGGAGTTCATCCAACATGCAAGGGAACACCTTCATCCATAACATCGACAAG AATGCAGTGGCGTGGTTATATTTAGCTCTTGGCTCTTTTGCCGTTTGCTTCATGG AGGGTTACTGTTGGACAAGAACAAGCGAAAGACAGGCAGCGAGAATGAGATTCAGGTATCTGAAAGCAGTGCTTCGACAAGATATTGCGTACTTTGATATGCATGTCACAAGCACGTCAGAGATCATCACCAGCGTCTCCAACGACAGCCTCGTAATCCAAGATGTTCTCAGTGAAAAG GTTCCGAATTTCTTGATGAACATTTCGTTGTTCGTTGGGAGCTACATAGCGGCGTTTGCAATGTTGTGGAGGCTGGCCATAGTGGGATTTCCTTTCATTGTTCTTCTGGTGATACCGGGTCTAATTTACGGCAAGACTTTGTTGGGGTTGTCTAGTAAAATCAGAGATGAGTATAATGAAGCAGGAACAGTTGTGGAACAAGCAATTTCATCCATCAGAACCGTTTATTCCTTCGTTGGGGAAAGCCAGACCTTGAACGCTTTCTCAAACGCACTTCAAGGGACAGTGAAGTTAGGCCTGAAGCAAGGCTGGGCCAAAGGCTTAGCCATTGGTAGCAACGGCGTCGTTTTCGCCATTTGGTCTTTCATGTGCTATTACGGCAGCAGACTCGTTATTTATCATGGCGTTAAAGGAGGGACAGTTTTCGCCGTTGGAGCAGCCATCGCAGTTGGTGGATT GGGACTGGGAGCGGCTTTATCGAACGTGAAGTACTTTTCGGAGGCGGGTGCGGCGGCGGAGCGTATAAAGGAGGTGATAAAGAGGGTTCCGAGGATTGATTCTGAGAGCGAGGAAGGGGAGATTCTGGAGAGAGTTTATGGGGAAGTGGAATTTGACAGGGTGGAATTTGCGTACCCGTCGAGACCAGAGAGTGCAGTATTGAAGGGGTTGAGTGTGAGAATTCCGGCAGGGAAGAGAGTGGCGTTGGTGGGGGAGAGCGGGTCGGGGAAATCGACGGTGATAGCGCTATTGCAGAGGTTCTACGACCCACTGGGGGGAGAGGTGCGTTTGGATGGGGTGGGGATTCAGAAGCTGCAGGTGAAGTGGCTGCGTTCGCAGTTGGGGTTGGTGAGCCAGGAGCCTGCTCTGTTTGCGACAAGCATTAAAGAAAACATACTTTTCGGCAGAGAGGATGCCACGGAGGACCAAGTGGTAGAGGCTGCAAAAGCTGCCCATGCTCATGATTTCATCTCGCTTCTGCCACACGGTTACCAAACACAG GTCGGAGAGAGGGGGATTCAGATGTCAGGGGGACAGAAACAGAGGATAGCGATTGCGAGGGCAATAATCAAGAAACCGCGAATTCTACTTCTGGACGAAGCAACAAGCGCGCTAGACACAGAATCCGAGCATCTCGTCCAAAAGGCACTGGACAACGCCGCCGCGGGTTGCACCGCTATCATCATCGCCCACCGTTTGTCCACCATCCAGAACGCGGACCTCATCGTCGTCGTCGCCGGCGGAAAGGTCGTAGAGATGGGCTCGCACGACGAGCTCCTCGAAAACGACACCAGCGCCTACGCCTCCTCTTTCCGCCTCCAGCAACAAACGAAGAAAGCGAATGTAGCCGAAAGCGCGGAAACCGATGCTCCAGGGAGTGTCACGAGCTCGGCATCATCGAAAGACACGGAAAACGCGCTACCGGTGGGGCCATTTGGTGGGAGTGGTACGGACGTGGCGGAAGGGAAGAAGGTACAGGCGCCGTCGTTTCACAGACTGGTATCCCTGAGTGTCCCCGAGTGGAAACACGTGGTTATGGGGTGCTTAAACGCGATGGTTTTCGGTGCCGTTCAGCCGGTTTACGCATTCACAATGGGGTCCACAATACTGTTGTATTTTCACGCGGATCATGAGGAGATAGTGAGGAAGACTAGGATCTACTCGTTCGCCTTTCTGGGCCTCTTTGTGGTGTCTTTCATTGCGAATGTTGGGCAGCATTATTGTTTCGCCTACATGGGGGAATACTTGACCAAACGGGTCAGAGAGACCGTGCTTTCCAAAATCCTCACTTTCGAAATTGGATGGTTTGATTTGGACGAAAACTCCAGTGGCGCCATCTGTTCCAGGCTTGCCAAAGACGCCAATGTG GTGAGGTCTCTAGTGGGAGATAGAATGGCACTGGTGGTACAGACATTTTCAGCGGTGATAACAGCCTACACAATGGGTCTGATAATTTCATGGAAGCTTTCCATTGTTATGATAGCGGTACAACCTATCATCATAGGATGCTTTTACACAAGACGTGTCCTTCTCAAGAGCATGTCCAACATGTCCATGAAGGCCCAGCAACAAAGCAGCAAACTGGCATCGGAAGCGGTTTCCAATCTCCGAACCGTGACCGCCTTTTCATCGCAGGAACGGATTCTGAAAATGCTTGAAGCGGCCCAGGAGGGCCCAAGCAGAGAGAACATTCGGCAGTCGTGGTTTGCTGGCATTGGGCTTGGAATCTCCCAAGGCCTTGCATCTTGCGTTTGGGCCCTAGACTTCTGGTACGGTGGGAAGCTCATCTCGTACGGACAAATAACAACAAAATCTTTCTTTGAGAGCTTCATGGTTTTGGTGAGCACTGGGAGGATAATTGCGGATGCGGGAAGCATGACAACGGATATTGCTAGAGGTGCTGATGTTGTGGCCTCTACTTTTGGCATCATAGATAGGAGTACAAAAATAGAGCCTGATGAGCCAAATGGGTACAAGACAGAGAAGTTGGTTGGTGAAATAGAGTTTCATGAGGTGCATTTCACGTACCCTACAAGGCCTGACGTGGCTATCTTCCAGGGGTTCTCGATGAAAATGGAGGCAGGGAAATCAACGGCGCTGGTGGGGCAAAGTGGATCTGGGAAATCAACGATCATAGGGCTAATAGAGAGATTTTACGATCCACTTAGAGGGATGGTGACAATAGATGGAATGGACATAAGAAGGTATAACCTAAAGTCACTAAGGAAGCACATAGCACTTGTGAGCCAGGAGCCAACGTTGTTTGGTGGGACCATAAGAGAGAACATTACATATGGAAGAGGTGGGAGGGTTGATGAGAGTGAGATGATAGAGGCAGCACGAGCAGCGAACGCTCATGATTTCATAGCGGGTCTGAAGGAGGGGTACGAGACATGGTGTGGGGAAAAAGGGGTACAACTTTCAGGGGGTCAAAAGCAAAGGATAGCAATAGCGAGGGCCATATTGAAAAATCCTAAGGTGTTGCTGTTGGACGAGGCCACAAGTGCATTGGATAGTCAATCAGAGAAGGTGGTGCAAGATACGTTGATGAGGGTAATGATAGGGAGGACCAGCGTGGTGGTGGCACACAGGTTGAGCACCATTCACCATTGTGATGCTATTGCTGTGATGGAAAAGGGAAGGGTGGTGGAGACTGGAACCCACTCCTCCTTGTTGGCCAAAGGGCCATGTGGAGCTTATTACTCTTTGGTCACCCTTCAGACTAGACATGCAGCCACACTCAACAACACTTGTACTAAAGCTTCCCACTCTCTCACTTGA
- the LOC114184421 gene encoding protein FAR1-RELATED SEQUENCE 5-like, which translates to MRELNKDFFFEIDVDRDNRITNIFWADRRSRAACADFGDIVSFDTTYLTNKYDMPFAPFVGVNHHSQSILLECGLLCAEDTCTFVWLFRSWLRCMGNKAPVGIVTDQCKAMQNAIEIVFPNTRHRWCLWHIMKKLPKKLVGYTKYKEIKHGVKELVYESDSAEDFENGWAKFIEKYDLQLNEWLYTLYEERRRWVPCYLKCHFWAGMSTTQRSEGMNAFFDGFINSTTTFQQFVVQYDNALRSKAEKECEADFAFANTILPCGSQSFIERQFQDGYTHAKFGEVQNELRYKYNEVIFDVVTKDIECTCRLFEFRGVLCRHSLMVLAQEEDGEHHTSIAPANEILNAQSGTTTNMELVSTRTTFFGSFGMINMA; encoded by the exons ATGAGGGAGTTGAACAAAGACTTCTTTTTTGAAATTGATGTTGATAGAGATAATCGCATAACCAATATATTTTGGGCAGACAGAAGGAGTCGGGCTGCATGTGCAGATTTTGGTGACATTGTGTCCTTCGACACCACATACTTAACTAATAAGTACGATATGCCTTTTGCACCATTTGTGGGTGTTAATCACCATAGTCAGTCAATCTTATTAGAGTGTGGGCTTCTATGTGCTGAAGATACTTGTACGTTTGTGTGGCTATTTCGAAGTTGGTTGCGATGCATGGGAAATAAAGCCCCTGTAGGAATTGTCACTGATCAATGCAAGGCCATGCAAAATGCCATTGAAATTGTCTTCCCCAACACACGACATCGTTGGTGCCTTTGGCACATCATGAAAAAACTACCTAAAAAATTAGTGGGATATACCAAATACAAGGAAATCAAGCATGGTGTAAAAGAATTGGTATATGAGTCAGATAGTGCTGAAGATTTTGAGAATGGGTGggcaaaattcattgaaaagtATGATCTTCAACTTAACGAATGGCTTTACACTCTTTACGAAGAAAGACGTCGATGGGTTCCTTGTTATTTGAAATGTCATTTTTGGGCAGGCATGTCCACAACTCAAAGAAGTGAGGGAATGAATGCTTTCTTTGATGGGTTCATCAACTCTACTACAACATTCCAGCAGTTTGTTGTCCAATATGACAACGCCCTTCGTTCTAAGGCGGAGAAAGAGTGTGAAGCAGATTTTGCTTTTGCTAATACTATCCTTCCATGTGGGTCTCAGTCATTTATTGAGAGACAATTTCAAGATGGATACACTCATGCGAAGTTTGGTGAAGTGCAAAATGAGCTTAGGT ACAAATATAATGAAGTTATATTTGATGTTGTGACAAAAGACATTGAATGCACTTGTCGGCTTTTTGAGTTTAGAGGAGTTCTTTGCCGCCACAGCTTGATGGTCCTTGCCCAAGAGGAG GATGGGGAACATCATACTTCAATTGCACCAgctaatgaaattttgaatgCTCAAAGTGGTACCACAACCAACATG gaacTAGTATCAACAAGAACGACATTTTTTGGATCATTTGGGATGATCAACATGGCATAA
- the LOC114184422 gene encoding uncharacterized protein LOC114184422, producing the protein MLIRCESKYIVEVNNVLKDTHRKRIQATPFRWCLEVDNALEINCPLLREVLRRWVPQGEYIRVGQHLVGLLVYDVCICLGLSMVGKCVEFDVDVSGVVGSLFEKKPITLRDIINKIKNLVVWAARRLGLEDVEGEVQFPRFLRWPSVKIRTPNFESTFEKNKIGFGWALTAEEKNNPIEQNVVHIEDQYNVQNDGIQGVSHSKQQVDLEEKFEKHERIILDMKEQIKKMRDEFFDAPELDSYAGKGNDVNEEEGCPSEQRKCDEGQGCPSHWKESPQPHQCEEDDLNDKPKSNHNGDDKAIKPNTEGQSNTLFIDKAKLYKDVTAVGCARTIYVHVNGEILRSDECPCFRPRGWIDNMSIMFAAYEFMYKQKRLTGKISRVIFNPFYTNAVILDCNKRKVNKRVWCLDDYRHYLTRDLLLAPVIYAEHWWCYAFNCQTKEFFVLDSLAHKCRRRKQIDSHVVQNVEHLFWLLLNDKKQLKPTYEVHIEDVPEQPNL; encoded by the exons ATGCTGATAAG GTGCGAAAGCAAGTACATTGTTGAAGTAAACAATGTACTAAAAGACACCCACCGTAAGCGGATTCAGGCAACACCATTTAGATGGTGTTTGGAGGTGGACAACGCATTGGAAATAAATTGTCCTTTGTTGAGGGAAGTGTTGCGTAGATGGGTTCCACAAGGGGAATACATTCGTGTAGGTCAGCATTTGGTGGGGTTATTGGTTTATGATGTTTGTATATGCCTAGGTCTTAGTATGGTTGGTAAATGTGTTGAATTTGATGTTGATGTAAGTGGGGTAGTAGGTTCACTTTTTGAGAAGAAACCAATCACCTTACGAGACATAATTAACAAGATTAAGAACTTAGTG GTTTGGGCTGCTCGTCGTCTTGGCTTAGAAGATGTAGAGGGTGAGGTTCAATTCCCAAGATTTCTGCGGTGGCCCTCGGTGAAGATTAGGACACCTAATTTTGAGTCTACTTTTGAAAAGAATAAG atTGGGTTTGGTTGGGCCCTAACTGCAGAGGAGAAGAACAACCCAATAGAGCAAAATGTCGTTCATATTGAGGACCAATACAATGTTCAAAATGATGGCATTCAGGGTGTTTCTCATTCCAAACAGCAAGtggatttggaagaaaaatttgaaaaacatgaACGAATAATTCTAGACATGAAAGAACAGATAAAAAAGATGCGTGATGAATTTTTTGATGCTCCTGAACTTGACTCCTATGCAGGTAAAGGAAATGATGTTAATGAAGAAGAGGGTTGTCCTTCTGAGCAAAGGAAGTGTGATGAAGGCCAGGGTTGTCCTTCACACTGGAAAGAGAGTCCGCAACCTCATCAGTGTGAGGAAGATGACCTGAATGACAAACCAAAATCCAACCATAATGGAGACGACAAAGCTATTAAGCCTAACACTGAAGGTCAAAGTAATACACTATTTATAGATAAGGCTAAATTGTATAAGGATGTGACTGCTGTTGGTTGTGCCAG AACTATTTATGTTCATGTGAATGGTGAAATATTGAGGAGCGATGAATGTCCATGTTTTCGTCCTCGTGGTTGGATTGATAACATG TCTATAATGTTTGCAGCCTACGAGTTCATGTATAAACAGAAAAGGCTGACCGGGAAGATTAGCAGGGTTATATTCAATCCTTTCTATAca AATGCAGTTATCCTTGATTGTAACAAAAGAAAGGTGAATAAACGTGTCTGGTGTCTAGATGACTACAGGCATTACCTGACACGTGATTTG TTGCTTGCCCCAGTGATTTATGCTGAACATTGGTGGTGTTATGCTTTTAATTGTCAAACGAAAGAGTTCTTTGTCTTAGATTCACTTGCACACAAATGCCGAAGGCGAAAACAAATTGATAGTCACGTG GTACAGAATGTGGAACACCTTTTTTGGCTCTTATTAAATGACAAAAAACAATTGAAGCCAACATATGAAGTCCACATTGAAGACGTTCCTGAACAGCCAAATTTGTAA